DNA sequence from the Parachlamydia acanthamoebae genome:
ATTAACAAAGTCTATGAATGGTCTTAACACTCTAGGAGCTGTAGAAGAATTGCATTTGAATCAATTTCATCAAGCAGCTTCGAATTTATCTAAAATAGGAAAAGATAATATCAGAATTTTGCGCGGGTGGGCTAAAAGCAAAGGATGGCAAAAAGTTACTAATTCACAGGGCGGGCCGGAAATTTGGGGAGAAACTATAAAGGGGGCGTTTGAATGGAAATTAAAAATTAAACCCATATCTAGCTTTCGAGAGGGATTGCAGTCAGGTAGCAATCTCCCAAGATTTGATGCTCGACTTAGTCGGGGAAATTATATTAATCCATTTACATCAAATATGGGGGCAAGAGATATTGGAACCCATATCCCTTTAGAAAATATTTATAGATGAGATTGATTTATGAATGAGCGCCTTAATTCACTAATAAAATTATTGCTTGATGATACTGTTTCTGTCGCCGAAAGAGATGATGCCGCAATGGATTTATTTGAATTTGATGACAATAGAGCTTTAAACGCTTTAATACAAATAGCAAAAAAAAATGAGGAAAATCCTGTGGTTTTAAATTCATGTGGAGAATCTATAGCTTCCATCTGGATCAGGCGAAACCAATTTGATAGTGAATGCTATAAAAATTTGAATAAAATTGCTCAAGCGGGAGTAAAAGGGGTTGTCGAATATTTTAAACCTGAATGGAACGAGTTTTTTTAACTAGGGCGTGTCCAGATGTTAAAGCAAAACTAGTCGGATTCCCTAGAGCATCTGTCGCCGCATGTATGACATTTTAAATTTGTGTGTGTGTTTATGTGTATAAATGCATAAATGGTCTATTCACTTGATTTAAGAAAAAGAGCTTTAAATTACATTGCAAATGATGGGACTCGCTTGGAAGCAAGCAAGATTTTTGGCGTTACTGTTCCGACTTTAGCAAATTGGCTTTCTAGAGCAGCAAGATTTAGCACCCAAAATGAATGGGTCTAAACCTAGTAAAATTGATAACGAAAAACTTCGGAAATATATCGAAGAGCACCCTGATAGTTATTTAAGAGAAATAGCTGCAGTATTCAATTCAACATTACAGGCAATATTTTATGCGTGAAAGGCGAGATATTGTCAAATGTTGTGTTTTGAGCATCTAATAGCGCATCCAACTTGTTAAAAATTAAGCTGTGTATTTCATGTTAAAGACTTCTTCCCCATCTTTAAACTGCACACCCAAAATCAGTTTGTTAATCAACTCATGACCTCTTAATTTTCGCCATCGCTTTTGCGCTTCCATTGAAAGCTTGTAAACCATGGCAAGTGTAACTGTTCTGGACCCACAGCCTTTGGTTTGTCGTGTGCGGTGCCTAATAGTTGCAAATGTTGATTCGATTGGATTCGTTGTTCTTATATGTTGCCACTCATATTTCCCAAGAAACTTCTCAAAAGCTTTTAGTCCATCCGTTTTTCTTGGAGCCATATAAATTTCGTGAATGATCTCTTTGGCATACTTTTGAACACTTTTTGGCATTTTATCTAAAATATTAGCCGTTTTATGCACCCAACACCTTTGCTGCTTTGTTGCTGGAAACTCTTCATTTAAAGCCGCCCAAAAGCCAAGCGCTCCATCTCCAATCGCAAGCTTTGGTCCTTCTTTGAGACCTCAATGTTTTAAATTTTGCAAAACTTCTTTCCAAGACAGCTTGCTTTCTCGGTGCCCATCATGGATCATGATAAGTTCTTTATTTCCATTCTCTAAAGCACCTATCAGAACCAGAACACAGGGTCGATCTTCTTCTAAACGAATGTTAAAATAAATCCCATCCGCACATATATAAACATACTTTTTTGCGGATAAATCACTTTTGAGCCAATTTGATATTCTGTTGTCCATGAATCTTTCAATCTAACGATATTTGTGGGTGATAGTCCTTTAGCATTTTCTCCCAAAATTGCCTCCAGAGCTCTCGGAAAATCCAGGGTGGATATTCCTTTAAGATACAAAGCAGAAATAACCGCATCTATACTTTGTGTCCTTCTCAAATAAGGTGGCAAAATCGCGAATGTTTTTTTCTGGTAAGTAACCATTTCTTACTGCTGGAGATTGATGGGTAGATTCTTTCGATTGTTTGTAAAGTTCCAGATATTCTTGTACTTCAAATTCAATAGCTTGCTGTAACAATTTTTGAGCTCCTTTGCGAAGAATTTCTTCGAGAGGATCATTTTGTTCATTTGTTGATGGCATTTTTTCTGAAGAAAAGCGAAAATCTTCCATGAGCGCACTCCCATTTAGTTTTTGTAGTAAAAAACATTTTAAGGATGCGCTCTCTTTTTTTCACCTCATACACAACTTTTGATCATATCTCCGGTTGAGGATAGCTTCTGGACATAAAGGTATTACATTCTTTTTGTCAGGATGCACAATCCGCTTTCTGTCGTAATCGAGCAAGGAAGGACATTTCAAGCCGAAAACTGCAATACCTGACATGAGATGATCTGTGATCGATATCGCTACATTTTTGGTAAATTCGCGAGGATCGGGTATTTTTAAAAATTGCTTGTGAATGATAGAGAGTAGGCCTGGTGCGCCTAGATATTTTCTGAATGAGGTCATGATATCTTAGTCTCTGAGTTAGTAAAAAATTTACCCAAAGTTTACGAAATCAAAATTTAATCTGCTTGGAAAAAATGCTCAGCGGGAACTGCTCAATGGGAGTTAGATCTCTTTTAGAAGAGATCTAACTCATTGAATTCATCTATGGAGTTTTAAAAGATATCGAACTTTCTTATCCCACAAAAATCAAGCATTTTCAATATTTGTTATTTTAATATCGTTAGGAGTGAATATTTTTTGAATTTTTTTAAATCGACTAGGCGCATTACTAGTCAATTTGAATATCTTCGAAAGATTTTTACTAACCTTATCAGCATCCGGATAGGTTTCCCAAGTATTCGCTGGAATATTTTTTGATAACCAATTTAGTCGAGCTGAGATTTCGGTACTTAATCTTTTTAATTCATTATGTTCCGATTTAAACTCTCGATAATTATCTAAAAGCAGCTGTTTCAATTCATTAAATTCTTTTTTAGCGTTCTTCAATTCATCGCTCTTACTTTCAAGAATATCCTCCCATCGTTTACGTGTTGAGCCATCTAAAGTCGGTAAAGTGGCTTCCCACTCTTTATCAATGAGAGAGACAGCTGACATAGGTAATGCTTTGAACTCATCTAAGGATACTTGACTATCTGCAGGTCTTTTAGAATTAAGGATATCCAAGCGAAATTGATTAATTTCATCGTCATTTTTATTTTTAGCTTGATCCTGCTGCTCTAAAATTAGGTGATCCCTCGTTTTTTTCAATTGGCCTAATCGCGATCTCGGTATTTTTTTAGAAGAAGGAGAAAGACTACCGCTATCAATATCTTTTTCATATTTTTCAATTTCAGATTTTAATTTTCGAAGTCTTGCAGTTCCTCTTGCAGGTAAAAAATTTCCCACCAAATTTTTAATTTTCCCAAGCTTTGATTCACCAGATGAAAAGGACATAAAAAGTTTGCTTTTTTCCCTAAATTTCTCATAATCAGATTCAATATGATCAGGCCAATAATCCAATAAGTTACGGGGACTAATTCCCGCATTTTTTAATGTTTGTTCAAAAGCTGGAATGAGCTTTGGATCCGTTGGGGGCACCAGTTTTGCAATTGTTTCGGGAATTTTTACAGCAGGATCTTCTGAATCAAGCCGCAAACGAACATTTGAATACTTTTCTGCCGCATTTTTAAAGGTTCTTTCTCCAATATTTGCTGTTTTTGGGATCTTTTTTCGAAAATCAATATAAAACTGCTCGCTGTCACCTTCCTTTACACCAATACCCATTGTTTCAATTTTTCTTGTTTTAAGGGCCTTATGGGTTTCTTCCCACTGCCTTGATTCTTCAAGGTGAACCATTGGAGAAAATAACAGATTTTTCGTTCTAATAAATGTATCGACTTTCTGTCTAGCCAAAACATATTGAGGATCTTGACTATTTACACTAGCTTTAACTAAATGGCGAAAACTCAGCGCGTCCATGTATGCCATATACATGGCCCTTCGACGGGCGTCCGTAGTTGTTGAAGCCAAAAGCCCTTTTATTTCTTTCCCATTTCTTAGGGCAGGTCTGGGAGGAGCAGTAGGCACACTGATATCTGTTCTAAAGGAATAATCAAAGGTTTCTGATGGTTTCCCATCAGTGAAAGAAATTTCGACTTTCATAGGAACACAATAGGCTGATTCAGAATATTTTTTTTCCTTATCTTTAATTTGCATTTCCCAGGTTTTTATTAAAACACCATCAGGATCATCAGTTGGTCTTTCAAAATGCATCGAAATTTTGAATTGAGAGGCTGAAGATGCTTGATCTCGACTTAATCCATGGGCTGCTAAAACACGATCGATCTTTTTCATAAGATCGGAAATAGTCGTTATAGAAGGAGGGCTATGAGTTGTTGCATCACCTATTAAAGGTTCGCTATCAATGGTGGGAAGAGAATCCCTTGACCCCATAGGCACTTGGCTTATTTGAGGTGGAATATGGGGTTCTAAACTACCGGATCCAGGCGGCACCATCATAAAAGATCTCCTCAAACTTAAAATAAAAATACTTGTAATACCCTCTCTTAATTATAATATTTAGTAAATATGATATCCATTAAAAACAATTAATTTTTAAATAAAAATCATACAAAAAAAAGAGAAAGCTACTACAAACTTTCCCTCTTTATTTTATTTACACTGTCACGATGCAAATACGGGTTGGTCTATTACAAATTTAAGTGCTTTGATTTTGTCTATTTTTGTGAAAATCTTTTCTTTTCTTTTATTTTTATTTTTTTGTGATTGTGAATCTTCTTTTATTTTCTGAAATCTCCCTTCACAAAATCTATATATTTTTTTTCTCAAATCAATTACATAAGGCTCTCGATCTTTTTCTTGATCGCCGATTCCAATCCTTTCAACGTTGCGATTTTTGAGAAAGTTAAAATGAGCTTCCCACCTTCTTATAAAATTACTGCTCTCATAGTCAATGTGAGGGACTATATTTGTCCAAAAATCTCCATTAGAATAAATTGAGGTAAATTTTCTTTTTGCTTCCAGGGAACTTTCCTGCAATGCAGCTTTGAATAGTTTCTTTACAGCGAGAGCGTCCAAATAAGCTTCGTACTCTGCATATTTTCTTGCTTCTTCAAAAGTTCGAGGAACTGCCATTTTTGTAAAACTTCCTCCCCATGTAGGAGCTTTTAAAGGAACTGCTACTGCAGTTTGTAAAATATATTCAAAACTTTCCGAAGTTCCATCGCCAAAACCAATTTCTATATTCATAGGCAATCCATAGAGGATCCTTGGAGGATGGCCATTCAAACTTTCTGTCGTCCAAGTTGTAAGCAAGATTGCTTCAGAATCATCCGAAGGATGCTTAAAATGCATAGAAAGAGTAAATTTTCGAGTCCCTTCTGAATTACTCTCTCTATGCAGACCTCTATTTTTCAATATCCGATCAATTTCATCTACCATTTTATTATAATTTTCTATAGGTTTTTTAACAATTCTACCCGATTTTTTTACAGAATCCAGCTGATTTATAGCAAAACCTCTATGGTTAGATAACATTGAAGCGGGAGGGGATTCGGGAGAACCTGAATAAGGTGAGGCCGAGTGAAATTCTTCATCTGAACTCCAATAAGGCGGAGCGGAAGCAGAAGCAAATGAGGTATCGGTATCATTTTTTTTAGAAGATGCTATAGAATTTCCAAGAAATCTTCTTTGATACTCAAAACTTTTTTTAACTGTTTCGCTTTCAATATCATATGGAATACCTTGTTTGTAAGATACGTAATCTTCATCAACTACCTGGCAAGCGTTTTTCAGTCTTCCAAAGAAGCCAGTCGATTTTTTTTCTGTTTGTTTAAATATAGTGAAGCTAAGAAATTTTTGAGATCTATGCGCAGCCTGAATATACTCATATTTAAATTCCTCTTCCGCAAAGGCATAAATTTGCATTGCACCTAAATGTACTTTATTTTTTTTGTCTTCAAAATCATCTTGATCATTGTAGCAAATAACCTTTACAGGAAGATTCTCTCTAAATTGATTGATATAGAGTGGGCTAATTGTCAAAGAAGTTACGTCATTACTAATCTCAAGCTTAGCATAAGACGTTGAAAGAAAATTCCGTATTTTCGCCATTCCTGAAGTAAATCTGGTAAATGATGTAGAATACTTTATTTCCGTATGAAGAGAGGGAACGAACGCTCTATCCGGAAGGGTCATTTTACTACTCTGTATTTCCATGTCGTGAAAAGCGCGATTCGACACTAAAACTATCTTTAATTTTTGATGACCGCTTTTCATCCCTTCTTTTAATCCAATGTGAGCTATATAAAAATCATATTGGCCATTTGGCAGGTCTCTTGTAATGGGGCATTGCATAAATAATCTCCTTATAAAGTTAGAGCAAAACATTAAATAATTTCTAATATTTTACAACCTTATATCTTTTTCTGCAAAAGGAGATTGGTTTCGGAAAAATGAAGAATAAACTTTCAACAAGGGAGGGATTCGCAGAATAAAAAAACGAATATAAATCACTAGTAATAAGTCGGATATTCATTTTCGCCTAGAAAACACATTGACTTATGATGAGGGCTTCTTTCTTAGCTTAAATTAGGAATTTTTGATTAATTTATTTACTATAAGTCAAAGTTTCTTCTGACCAAAAATCGACTGAATTAACGAAATCTTCCAAATTATTTTTAAACAATTGGTAATCTTCTTTATTTTCCAAAATTTGTGTTAATTTGATTGACTTATTGTCTTCACTTAATCCCAGAATTGCCCCTCGTGTTCCTTGCCCAAACAAATTTGCAAGAAGAAGCTGAGTGAATAATTCTTCTTGTTTCGTAGTTGGACATGGAGCAACCGCACACTCAAAATAAATGCCCTGGGGAATAGCAGAAATATAAATTTTTATATCTTCGTCCAAAGGGAATACATACATTCCAGGAGTTTCTGACGTCATGGAATTTTCAAACTCTAACTCGCCGGCTAATTGCTTCATGTGATTTTCTAACATATGGATTCCCCCTCACGGAAATGTACAAGTGCCTGAGCACTTGTACATAAACTTGTTTTTAGTGAATACGATAATTAAATGCGCTGTAAAGTTTGGTAATCATCTGCTGAACCGCTTCTGCTATACTTTTTACTTTGTCTTCAATGTCTTTTAAAGAAGCGCTTGCGTCAGCTCCGATTTTTCGGGCAATTTCTTGATATCCTTCAGCCAATTTGATGTCTGCGTCATATTCCGCTTTTTTCACTTTCATTATCCCTTGAACAATATTTTCATACATTTTAGATGTTGAGTCTGTAATATCTTTGGCAGTATCCATAGGGAACATTCTCATTCTGAATGAAGTAGATATATTAGACCATTTATTAGCTCTATGCTTATCAAGTTTAAATTTTGCTTTCATAAGCTGGTCTTCAGTTCCTACTTTTGCATCACTGCCAGGAGCCCTTGACTTAGCGGGCGCATTCAATTCATCAAACTTTGTTTGCAGAGCCTTAGTTTGCTTATTATAATCACCAATCGATTTCTTCATCGCTAGCGCACCCATAGCGCCATTCGCAACGGCCATACCGAGCTGTACGCCAGCACTTGCTGCCAACATGTAGTGCATCATCGCTTCTGTTTTCGCTGATTGCATAATGTCACTAGCCATACGCTTAGCAAGGTCGATCGTCCATTGGTTGGACATGATATCCAATTTTGTTTCAACAAGCCTTTGTTGAGACTGAACTTTAATCAGCTCGGCCATTACCTCGATTAAAGCCACAACAAATGAAGCTGTCAAAAATGGGTTCCCGTGACCTTTTGATCCCGTAGGAAGAGCTCCCGTTCCTGTAGGAGCCACTAATGTAGGAGTATCGGCAGGGTTATTCAATATGAGGCTTTGATTGGTTCCTGAGACATAGGCAGAACTAAATTTGTCCATCGCGGTTGATGCTTCTTCAATAACGTCCTGCATTACTGTGGATACAACAGCAACTTTATTCCCTTGAGCATCTAATGCAACTCCGGGTGAAGCTGAGCTTGCTGTAGCTGATACTGCTTGATTACTCTGGGAATCGCTAATTCCAACTGGAGTGACGGCTTTCCCTTTTGAATCCACCACGTGTTTCTTGATCTGTTCTCCAGTTAGTGGTGGTGCCCCTCCTTCTGAAGAGTCCTCAGCCTGTGACATGGCTTTCTCAAATTTAGCAAAAATGCTGGGATCGAAATTGTATCCTTGAGTTGTGACATCAGGTGGAGTACTATTAATATTCATATGTTAGCTCCTCTTTAAAAACCTTTCCCTATTTTAAATTTTATCTTCCATCTACGCTTGGCTGAATCCTGTAAAATTTGCTAGCTGGTCATCTAATTCGCCTGCTAGTGCTGAGCCAGCTAAAGAGCCAAATTCTGTGATGGAAGACATGTCTTTCTTCACGTTATCCTCTGTTTGCCCTGCCAATTGCATGAGAGAACCTAAACTGCTCGAAAATTCATCATAATCCTGATTCTGCAAAGCGATATTGGCCTGGCTAAGATAGACTAATGCTCCTTGACCTACACCTCGTGGAAGCGCTCCATTTTCCTGCTGACTGGTGATGTACTGATCAAGGGTATTTAAATGGGTAAGCAACTGAGGTTGCAACGTTTCAAGCAACTCGCTTGCTCTCGATTGACCCATTGTTGCTGCAGCTTGTGTCCCCAGTATAAGGGACCATAATGTAAAAGCGGATGTCAAAGGGGCGACGGCATTTTGATTA
Encoded proteins:
- a CDS encoding IS630 transposase-related protein translates to MVYSLDLRKRALNYIANDGTRLEASKIFGVTVPTLANWLSRAARFSTQNEWV
- a CDS encoding IS630 transposase-related protein, with protein sequence MGFLEQQDLAPKMNGSKPSKIDNEKLRKYIEEHPDSYLREIAAVFNSTLQAIFYA
- a CDS encoding type III secretion system chaperone, which gives rise to MLENHMKQLAGELEFENSMTSETPGMYVFPLDEDIKIYISAIPQGIYFECAVAPCPTTKQEELFTQLLLANLFGQGTRGAILGLSEDNKSIKLTQILENKEDYQLFKNNLEDFVNSVDFWSEETLTYSK